A stretch of the Oceanicola sp. D3 genome encodes the following:
- a CDS encoding helix-turn-helix domain-containing GNAT family N-acetyltransferase has product MDDIEALRDFSRFYTQRLGLLGQSYLGSGLGVTEVRVLWELAYGDQGTARQIAERLGLDEGYLSRLLAGFEKKGWIAREPDPDDARCRRLILTEDGKALAAGHDKASRTAVGAFLGQMSPDARALLGEGLARVKQAFNPPQDVELKDLSPGDAGWIVERHGQLYARDEGYDASFEALVAEIMAEFIRSHDPARERGWIAWGGGRRLGSVFCVARSPDTAQLRLFFLEPEARGLGLGRKMLDACLTFAREKGYRELVLWTHESHQAACRLYDKAGFQRIGSRPMHEYGQDTVIIDYRIDL; this is encoded by the coding sequence ATGGACGATATCGAAGCGCTGCGCGACTTCTCGCGGTTCTACACCCAGCGGCTGGGCCTGCTTGGCCAGAGCTACCTCGGCTCCGGGCTTGGGGTCACGGAAGTGCGGGTGCTGTGGGAGCTGGCTTATGGAGATCAGGGCACCGCGCGGCAGATAGCGGAGCGGCTGGGACTCGACGAGGGCTACCTGTCACGTTTGCTCGCCGGTTTCGAAAAGAAAGGCTGGATCGCGCGGGAGCCGGACCCGGATGATGCCCGCTGCCGACGCCTGATACTGACCGAAGACGGCAAGGCCTTGGCCGCAGGTCATGACAAGGCGTCACGCACGGCTGTGGGGGCGTTTCTGGGCCAGATGTCCCCAGATGCACGAGCACTGCTGGGCGAAGGGTTGGCCCGGGTCAAACAGGCCTTCAATCCGCCACAGGACGTTGAGCTGAAAGATCTTTCTCCGGGCGATGCGGGCTGGATCGTGGAGCGCCACGGCCAGCTCTATGCCCGTGACGAGGGCTATGATGCGAGCTTCGAGGCGCTGGTGGCCGAGATCATGGCGGAGTTCATCCGCAGCCATGACCCGGCCCGTGAACGCGGGTGGATCGCCTGGGGCGGGGGGCGGCGGCTGGGCTCGGTGTTTTGTGTGGCGCGCAGTCCGGATACAGCGCAGCTTCGGCTGTTCTTCCTCGAACCGGAAGCTCGCGGCCTCGGGCTCGGCCGCAAGATGCTGGACGCCTGCCTCACATTCGCCCGCGAGAAGGGCTACCGTGAACTGGTGCTCTGGACGCACGAATCCCACCAGGCGGCCTGCCGACTTTATGACAAGGCGGGCTTCCAGCGCATCGGCAGCCGCCCGATGCATGAATACGGCCAGGATACCGTGATAATCGACTACCGGATTGACCTCTGA
- a CDS encoding DUF6324 family protein, with the protein MGINSDSDITANLQIGPTDQGMVRIYVQGETVDLPMDFDPQEALEIAEELKGAAQRAAAMVAGNSKKKR; encoded by the coding sequence ATGGGCATTAACAGCGATAGCGACATCACCGCCAACCTGCAGATCGGCCCGACCGATCAGGGCATGGTGCGGATCTACGTTCAGGGTGAAACCGTTGACCTGCCCATGGATTTCGACCCGCAGGAAGCGCTCGAAATTGCAGAAGAGCTGAAGGGGGCCGCTCAACGCGCTGCTGCCATGGTCGCCGGTAACAGCAAGAAGAAGCGCTAA
- a CDS encoding phosphatidylserine decarboxylase, which produces MHREGWRFVGVFAVLTLLLFFIWTPLGLIGLVLTIWCYYFFRDPVRHVPDADGLIVSPADGIVSLIEMATPPPELGLGEEKRLRVSVFMSVFNCHINRAPVPGRISKMAYKPGKFLSAELDKASEDNERNSLLIEMDDGRDLVVTQIAGLVARRIVPLTEEGAVLKRGERFGLIRFGSRLDTYLPEGVQPLVSVGQTMIGGECVLADLNNSTPRPARAD; this is translated from the coding sequence ATGCACCGTGAGGGCTGGCGCTTTGTCGGCGTCTTCGCGGTGCTGACGCTGTTGCTCTTTTTCATCTGGACGCCGCTGGGCCTGATTGGCCTCGTGCTTACGATCTGGTGCTACTACTTTTTCCGCGATCCGGTGCGCCATGTGCCGGATGCCGATGGGCTGATCGTAAGCCCCGCAGACGGCATTGTGAGCCTCATCGAGATGGCCACACCGCCGCCCGAGTTGGGCCTGGGCGAAGAAAAGCGCCTGCGGGTGAGCGTGTTCATGTCGGTCTTCAACTGCCATATCAATCGCGCGCCGGTGCCCGGGCGGATTTCGAAGATGGCCTATAAGCCCGGCAAGTTTCTCTCGGCCGAACTCGATAAGGCCAGCGAAGACAATGAGCGCAACTCCCTGCTGATCGAGATGGATGATGGCCGCGACCTCGTGGTGACTCAAATCGCCGGGTTGGTGGCGCGACGGATCGTGCCGCTGACCGAGGAGGGCGCGGTGCTGAAGCGCGGCGAGCGCTTTGGCCTCATCCGTTTTGGCTCCCGGCTCGACACCTATTTGCCCGAAGGCGTGCAGCCGCTTGTCTCGGTTGGGCAGACGATGATCGGGGGCGAGTGTGTGCTGGCTGATCTGAACAATTCCACACCCCGCCCAGCGAGGGCAGACTGA
- a CDS encoding DUF6476 family protein, whose protein sequence is MAAPENDELPVDLKWLKRLVTGLTLTMIAGIAVIAALLIIRLSGPQSPSLPESITLPEGTTAQAFTATAEWYAVVTTDDRILIFRRDGSLRQEIALSP, encoded by the coding sequence ATGGCGGCTCCGGAAAATGACGAACTGCCGGTGGACCTGAAATGGCTCAAGCGGCTGGTGACGGGGCTGACGCTCACGATGATCGCAGGGATCGCCGTGATCGCCGCCCTGCTTATCATCCGCCTCTCCGGGCCGCAAAGCCCATCCCTCCCCGAAAGTATTACCCTGCCCGAGGGCACCACCGCACAAGCCTTCACCGCCACGGCCGAATGGTATGCCGTCGTCACAACCGACGACCGCATCCTGATCTTCCGCCGCGATGGCAGCCTGCGTCAGGAAATTGCCCTGTCACCCTGA
- the pssA gene encoding CDP-diacylglycerol--serine O-phosphatidyltransferase: protein MPRAPRIRRRASRLPLLHLLPNIVTIGAICAGLTGLRLALHDRFEAAVLMVLLAALLDGLDGPLARLLKSESKIGAELDSLADFVNFGVVPGFLLYLWSLDNTSRLSWIAVLIFAVCAVLRLARFNVTAREDAQEDRPKPGTFTGVPAPGGALLALAPFSLVQNFPTLPMPAGAVALWLVVVGLLMISRLPTPSLKWVRIPRDSARFLIVGLVAFAAVASTWPWVVMTLAQMGYIILIAWSARGTAREEFSDED, encoded by the coding sequence ATGCCCCGCGCGCCCCGCATCCGTCGCCGGGCAAGCCGGCTTCCGCTCCTGCACCTGCTGCCCAATATTGTCACCATCGGTGCCATCTGCGCGGGGCTGACCGGGCTGCGGCTTGCGCTGCATGATCGCTTTGAGGCGGCTGTGCTCATGGTTCTTCTGGCGGCGCTGCTTGATGGGCTGGATGGCCCGCTGGCGCGGTTGTTGAAGTCGGAATCCAAGATCGGGGCCGAGCTCGATAGCCTTGCGGATTTCGTGAATTTCGGCGTGGTTCCGGGCTTTCTGCTCTATCTCTGGAGCCTTGATAATACCTCGCGGCTGAGCTGGATCGCGGTGCTGATCTTTGCCGTGTGCGCGGTGTTGCGATTGGCGCGGTTTAACGTGACGGCGCGGGAGGATGCGCAAGAAGACCGCCCCAAGCCGGGCACCTTTACCGGCGTTCCGGCACCCGGTGGGGCATTGCTGGCGCTGGCCCCTTTCTCACTGGTGCAGAACTTTCCGACCCTGCCCATGCCAGCCGGCGCGGTGGCGCTTTGGCTGGTTGTCGTCGGGCTGCTGATGATCTCACGCCTGCCCACGCCGTCGCTCAAATGGGTTCGTATTCCGCGAGACAGCGCGCGGTTTCTTATTGTGGGGCTGGTGGCCTTTGCTGCTGTGGCCTCAACCTGGCCCTGGGTTGTCATGACGCTGGCACAGATGGGTTATATCATTTTGATCGCATGGAGCGCTCGCGGTACTGCGAGAGAGGAATTTTCTGATGAAGATTGA
- a CDS encoding Gfo/Idh/MocA family protein, with protein sequence MTTEPLRWGILGAANFALQHMGRAIHAAEGAELVALATSSAAKAEPFKAFCPGLKVHESYDALLADPGIDAVYVPLPNHLHVEWTLKAMDAGKHVLTEKPIAMEAGEIDALIAKRDATGLLATEAYMIVHHSQWQRARAMLRDGAIGDLVHVDGVFTYNNPDMANIRNDASKGGGGIPDIGVYTYGSTRWMLGEEPEEIIHADLTFEAGVDVVARVAARFPSCTAHWVNSMRMHPWQHMSFHGTEGVIRLTAPFNANVFDQAEVELHQEGMGRRIERFPGINQYVLQVENFGKTVREGTEYPWSLEDAKGTQALIDAVYAKGGRG encoded by the coding sequence ATGACAACCGAACCACTTCGCTGGGGCATCCTCGGCGCTGCCAACTTTGCGCTTCAACACATGGGCCGCGCGATCCATGCCGCCGAAGGGGCGGAGCTGGTGGCGCTGGCGACGTCGAGTGCCGCGAAGGCCGAGCCGTTCAAGGCGTTTTGCCCCGGTTTGAAGGTGCACGAGAGCTATGACGCGCTGCTGGCTGATCCGGGGATTGATGCGGTTTACGTTCCACTCCCGAACCATCTGCATGTGGAATGGACGCTGAAGGCGATGGACGCGGGCAAGCATGTGCTGACCGAGAAGCCCATCGCCATGGAGGCGGGCGAGATCGACGCATTGATTGCCAAGCGCGACGCCACCGGGTTGCTTGCCACAGAGGCCTATATGATCGTGCACCACTCCCAGTGGCAGCGCGCCCGGGCGATGCTGCGCGATGGGGCGATTGGCGATCTGGTGCATGTGGATGGCGTGTTTACCTACAACAACCCCGACATGGCCAACATCCGCAACGACGCCTCCAAGGGGGGCGGCGGCATTCCGGACATCGGGGTTTATACCTACGGATCAACGCGTTGGATGCTGGGCGAGGAGCCCGAGGAGATCATCCATGCCGACCTCACCTTCGAGGCGGGTGTGGATGTGGTGGCGCGGGTTGCGGCGCGCTTCCCGAGCTGCACCGCGCATTGGGTCAATTCCATGCGGATGCATCCGTGGCAGCACATGAGCTTTCACGGCACCGAGGGGGTGATCCGCCTCACCGCGCCGTTCAACGCCAATGTCTTCGATCAGGCTGAGGTGGAGCTGCATCAGGAGGGCATGGGCCGCCGGATCGAGCGGTTTCCCGGCATCAACCAGTATGTGTTGCAGGTGGAGAACTTCGGGAAGACCGTGCGCGAGGGGACGGAGTATCCGTGGTCGCTTGAGGACGCCAAGGGCACGCAGGCGCTGATTGATGCGGTCTATGCCAAGGGAGGCCGGGGGTGA
- a CDS encoding DUF4386 domain-containing protein, translating into MSRTTQRSAGALYASVILLGLGAELLVRMPLISWDNAAATWQAVSANTGLFRLGILADTAMVMADIGLAVLFFALLRHVHRDWALAAMVLRLMQAAIIAASLLATVGALNLVTGPSAAPEALLALLEIHSIGYDIGLVFFGANTLITAWLLARSGLVPRWLPPLLSLAGLVYLAGSITRIIAPDLNTLMQPAYAVPVVAEVALAITLLIARRTGTAPA; encoded by the coding sequence ATGTCCAGAACCACTCAACGCAGCGCCGGCGCGCTCTATGCCAGCGTCATCCTGCTCGGGCTCGGGGCAGAGCTTCTGGTGCGCATGCCCCTGATCTCGTGGGACAATGCCGCCGCAACCTGGCAGGCGGTCTCAGCCAACACCGGGCTGTTCCGGCTCGGCATACTGGCCGATACAGCGATGGTCATGGCAGATATCGGCCTTGCGGTGCTGTTCTTCGCGCTCTTGCGGCACGTCCACCGCGACTGGGCACTCGCCGCCATGGTGCTGCGGCTCATGCAGGCCGCCATCATCGCCGCCAGCCTCCTCGCCACGGTCGGCGCGCTCAACCTCGTAACCGGCCCATCCGCCGCCCCCGAAGCACTGCTTGCGCTGCTGGAAATCCACAGCATCGGCTATGACATCGGGCTTGTTTTCTTTGGCGCAAACACGCTGATCACCGCATGGCTCCTTGCCCGCAGCGGCCTTGTTCCGCGCTGGTTGCCACCCCTGCTTAGCCTCGCCGGGCTGGTCTACCTCGCTGGCAGCATCACCCGGATCATCGCGCCGGACCTCAACACGCTGATGCAGCCTGCCTATGCCGTGCCGGTGGTGGCGGAAGTGGCGCTGGCGATCACGCTGCTGATCGCCAGACGCACCGGCACCGCGCCAGCGTAA
- a CDS encoding class I SAM-dependent methyltransferase, whose product MKIEAVSNSYKRWAPVYDSTFGAVTNAGRKRATAYVTERGGDVLEVGVGTGLALPHYGAGVRVTGIDFSPEMLAKAEKRVEEEGLVRVEALRQMDARELDFADASFDYVSAMHVLSVVPEPERVMREIARVLRPGGQALIVNHFAAEKGVRSFIERAAAPLESLLGWHSDFPISRVLGGPGLVEVERDSLPPMGMMTWLVLEKQG is encoded by the coding sequence ATGAAGATTGAAGCTGTTTCAAACTCTTACAAACGCTGGGCCCCGGTTTATGACAGCACCTTCGGCGCTGTCACCAATGCAGGGCGCAAGCGGGCAACGGCCTATGTGACAGAGCGTGGTGGCGACGTGCTGGAGGTGGGCGTGGGCACCGGGCTGGCACTGCCGCATTACGGCGCTGGTGTGCGGGTGACCGGCATCGACTTTTCGCCCGAGATGCTCGCCAAGGCCGAGAAACGGGTGGAGGAGGAGGGCCTCGTTCGGGTTGAGGCGCTGCGGCAGATGGATGCCCGCGAGCTGGATTTTGCGGATGCGAGCTTTGACTACGTAAGCGCCATGCATGTGCTTTCGGTCGTGCCCGAGCCCGAGCGGGTGATGCGCGAGATCGCCCGGGTTTTGCGGCCCGGCGGGCAGGCGCTGATCGTCAACCACTTCGCCGCCGAAAAGGGCGTGCGCAGCTTTATCGAGCGGGCCGCGGCGCCGCTGGAGAGCCTGCTGGGGTGGCATTCGGACTTTCCGATCTCGCGCGTGCTTGGCGGGCCTGGCCTTGTGGAGGTGGAGCGCGACAGCCTGCCGCCGATGGGCATGATGACTTGGCTGGTGCTGGAAAAGCAGGGCTAG
- the rpoH gene encoding RNA polymerase sigma factor RpoH — MSNYTKLPAPSPEQGLNRYLQEIRTFPMLEPEEEYMLAKRWVEDEDSSSAHQLVTSHLRLAAKIAMGYRGYGLPQAEVISEANVGLMQAVKRFDPEKGFRLATYAMWWIRASIQEYILRSWSLVKLGTTSAQKKLFFNLRKAKNKIGALEEGDLRPENVEKIATQLNVTEEEVISMNRRMSGGDASLNATIGSDDDGSAQWQDWLEDETADQAKSYAEENEMEVRRELMVEAMEVLNDREKDILIQRRLHDQPVTLEELSGQYDVSRERIRQIEVRAFEKLQKRMQELAKERGLLTRA; from the coding sequence ATGAGCAACTACACAAAGCTTCCGGCCCCCTCTCCCGAGCAGGGGCTCAATCGCTACCTCCAGGAAATTCGCACCTTTCCGATGCTGGAACCGGAGGAAGAATACATGCTGGCCAAGCGATGGGTCGAGGATGAAGACAGCTCCTCCGCGCACCAGCTCGTCACCTCGCACCTGCGCCTCGCGGCAAAAATCGCGATGGGCTACCGCGGCTATGGCCTGCCGCAGGCCGAGGTGATCTCGGAGGCCAATGTGGGCCTGATGCAGGCGGTCAAACGCTTCGACCCGGAAAAGGGCTTCCGCCTTGCGACCTACGCGATGTGGTGGATTCGTGCCTCGATCCAGGAATACATTCTTAGGTCATGGTCGCTTGTGAAACTGGGAACGACGAGCGCCCAGAAGAAACTTTTCTTCAACCTTCGCAAAGCCAAGAACAAGATCGGCGCGCTGGAGGAGGGCGACCTGCGCCCCGAGAACGTGGAAAAGATCGCCACCCAGCTCAACGTGACCGAGGAAGAGGTCATCTCGATGAACCGGCGCATGTCGGGCGGAGATGCGAGCCTCAACGCCACCATCGGTTCTGATGACGATGGCTCTGCGCAATGGCAGGACTGGCTGGAGGATGAAACCGCCGACCAGGCCAAGAGCTACGCCGAAGAAAACGAGATGGAAGTGCGCCGCGAACTGATGGTCGAGGCGATGGAAGTGCTGAATGATCGGGAGAAAGACATCCTGATCCAGCGCCGCCTGCACGACCAGCCGGTGACGCTGGAAGAGCTTTCGGGCCAGTATGACGTGAGCCGTGAGCGCATTCGACAGATCGAGGTGCGGGCCTTTGAAAAGCTGCAAAAGCGGATGCAGGAGCTTGCCAAAGAGCGGGGCCTGCTGACCCGCGCTTGA
- a CDS encoding cupin domain-containing protein, producing the protein MKITRATEQPSGTGPADYFTGAVRQDNRHTPEEGASAGAVIVTFEPGARTAWHTHPRGQLLIVTAGLGWVQREGGPKEEIAPGDKIWFEPGEKHWHGARDTHAMTHVAIHEVVNGSNVDWLEHVSDADYLG; encoded by the coding sequence ATGAAGATCACGCGGGCCACAGAGCAACCCTCGGGCACCGGCCCGGCAGACTACTTCACCGGCGCGGTCCGGCAAGACAACCGCCACACCCCGGAAGAGGGCGCCTCGGCAGGTGCGGTGATCGTCACCTTCGAGCCCGGCGCACGCACCGCATGGCACACCCATCCGCGCGGGCAGTTGCTGATCGTGACGGCAGGCCTTGGCTGGGTGCAGCGCGAAGGCGGCCCGAAGGAAGAGATCGCCCCGGGCGACAAGATCTGGTTCGAACCGGGCGAGAAACACTGGCACGGCGCCCGCGACACCCACGCGATGACCCATGTGGCCATCCACGAGGTCGTAAACGGCTCCAACGTCGACTGGCTGGAGCATGTAAGTGACGCCGATTATCTCGGCTGA
- a CDS encoding SH3 domain-containing protein yields MHRIMICALAAGALTACDAAGPVSVGAERYEVTGVEEGDMLKLRAGPGTGYTIQAGLPNGTVVRVRDCSRIGGTRWCKVALDRSPGMVGYVSQTYIQKL; encoded by the coding sequence ATGCACAGAATCATGATCTGCGCTCTGGCGGCGGGTGCGCTCACGGCTTGTGATGCGGCGGGCCCGGTGTCTGTTGGGGCGGAGAGATACGAGGTGACCGGCGTAGAAGAGGGCGACATGCTCAAACTGCGGGCCGGGCCGGGGACGGGCTACACCATTCAGGCCGGGTTGCCGAATGGCACGGTGGTGCGGGTCAGGGACTGTTCGCGCATCGGCGGGACGCGTTGGTGCAAGGTCGCGCTGGACCGCTCGCCGGGCATGGTTGGCTACGTTTCGCAGACCTACATCCAAAAGCTCTGA
- a CDS encoding DUF4389 domain-containing protein, which produces MTRPSDDERFEGRMHGPQEAAQKDGLLMRLVHMVLIGLMIQVAMTVLGVATLVQFVVLLINKGEPNPRLADFGESLGIWLAKAARYLVAASEVKPWPWTELD; this is translated from the coding sequence GTGACGCGCCCCTCCGATGACGAGCGCTTCGAGGGGCGCATGCACGGGCCGCAGGAGGCCGCCCAGAAGGACGGGCTGCTGATGCGGCTGGTGCATATGGTGTTGATTGGCTTGATGATTCAGGTCGCGATGACCGTGCTCGGGGTGGCCACGCTGGTGCAATTTGTGGTGCTTCTTATCAACAAGGGTGAGCCAAACCCGCGCCTTGCCGATTTTGGCGAGAGCCTCGGCATCTGGCTGGCCAAGGCGGCGCGCTATCTGGTGGCCGCCAGTGAGGTGAAGCCTTGGCCGTGGACCGAGCTGGATTGA
- a CDS encoding RluA family pseudouridine synthase, producing the protein MAASLVTFTIGPTPPSRLDKALSRDVPDEASLSRSRLVRLIAEGAVQVNGAVVADAKAKVAEGDAVQIAVPEAVEVEMVAEDIPLDIAFEDDHLVVVNKPVGMVVHPAPGSPRGTLVNALLYHFGGELSGIGGEKRPGIVHRIDKDTSGLLVVAKSDAAHHGLAEQFEAHTARRRYLAVCYGIPDGSEPRLRGIKGTHFEPDGTLRITTQLARHKTDRQRQAVCFAGGRHAVTRVRVVERLSDVAALVECRLETGRTHQIRAHMSHIGHGLIGDPVYGGRRKLSERAVGAAGAEAARGFARQALHAASLGFAHPVEGTEMDFEAELPADMVALLTALRAG; encoded by the coding sequence ATGGCCGCCTCTCTCGTGACTTTCACCATCGGCCCTACGCCGCCGTCGCGCCTTGATAAGGCGCTTTCGCGTGATGTGCCAGACGAGGCTAGCCTCAGTCGGTCACGGCTCGTGCGGCTGATTGCCGAGGGCGCGGTGCAGGTGAACGGCGCGGTGGTCGCCGATGCCAAGGCCAAGGTGGCGGAAGGGGACGCGGTGCAGATCGCCGTGCCCGAGGCCGTCGAGGTGGAGATGGTGGCGGAAGACATACCGCTGGACATCGCCTTTGAAGACGATCACCTCGTGGTGGTCAACAAGCCGGTGGGCATGGTGGTGCACCCGGCGCCGGGCAGCCCGCGCGGCACGTTGGTGAACGCGCTGCTCTATCATTTTGGCGGGGAGCTCTCGGGAATCGGGGGAGAAAAGCGGCCCGGCATCGTGCACCGAATTGATAAGGATACCAGTGGTTTGCTGGTGGTCGCCAAGTCTGACGCGGCGCATCACGGGCTTGCCGAACAGTTTGAGGCCCATACCGCACGGCGGCGGTATCTGGCGGTGTGTTACGGCATTCCTGATGGGTCCGAGCCGCGGCTGCGCGGCATCAAGGGCACCCATTTCGAGCCGGATGGCACGCTGCGGATCACCACCCAGCTTGCGCGCCACAAGACCGACCGGCAGCGGCAGGCGGTGTGCTTTGCGGGTGGGCGCCATGCGGTGACGCGGGTGCGGGTGGTTGAGCGACTGAGTGACGTGGCAGCACTGGTGGAGTGCCGGTTGGAGACCGGGCGAACACATCAGATTCGGGCGCATATGTCTCACATCGGGCACGGGTTGATTGGGGATCCGGTCTATGGCGGGCGGCGCAAGCTTTCGGAGCGTGCCGTGGGGGCAGCAGGGGCCGAGGCGGCGCGGGGCTTTGCGCGGCAAGCGCTGCACGCGGCATCGCTGGGGTTTGCACATCCGGTCGAAGGCACGGAGATGGACTTCGAGGCGGAGCTGCCAGCGGATATGGTGGCGCTGTTGACGGCCCTGCGCGCAGGGTGA